From a single Entelurus aequoreus isolate RoL-2023_Sb linkage group LG12, RoL_Eaeq_v1.1, whole genome shotgun sequence genomic region:
- the LOC133662951 gene encoding cytochrome c oxidase assembly factor 6 homolog yields the protein MAAPNSAERKACWEARDFFWKCLDDNKDKSSTCHNFQEEFEAKCPAQWVKYFSKRRDFLKYKEKMQTEGFTPAEGPRGQAS from the exons ATGGCAGCGCCGAACTCAGCCGAGAGAAAAGCCTGCTGGGAAGCCAGGGATTTCTTCTGGAAGTGTCTGGATGACAACAAGGACAAATCATCAACATGCCACAACTTCCAAGAAGAATTTGAGGCTAAATGCCCAGCTCAGTGG GTGAAATATTTCAGCAAAAGAAGAGACTTCCTGAAATACAAGGAGAAGATGCAGACAGAGGGCTTCACTCCTGCTGAAGGCCCCCGGGGCCAGGCCTCCTAA